Below is a window of Rahnella aceris DNA.
ATAGCAAAGCATCGCCATCAGTGCTGAACAGCCCACAAAAATTAATGCCATATTGAAAGAATGCAGACCTTTCACGATGTAGCCGATCACCAGCGGCGTCACGATGGAGGCCACGTTACCGAACACGTTGAAGATGCCGCCGCACAGACCGATGACTTCTTTTGGCGCAGTATCCGCAATCACTGGCCAGCCGAGCGCTCCGAAGCCTTTACCGAAGAACGCCAGCGCCATCAGGGTGACGACCAGTACGTTATTGTCCGTGTAGTTACACAAAATGATGCTGGTGGCTAATAACATGCCCAGCACGATAGGAATTTTACGCGCCACGGTCAGCGAGTAGCCGCGTCTGATCAGAAAATCTGAGAACACGCCACCCAGCACACCGCCCGCAAAACCACACAGCGCAGGAATTGCGGCAATCATCCCCACTTTAAGAATAGACATGCCCTTTTCCTGAACCAGATAAATCGGGAACCAGGTCAGGAAGAACCACGTAATACTGTTAATGAAATACTGTCCGAAGAAGATCCCAAGCATCATGCGGCTGCTCAGCATCTGACGAACGTAGCTCCATTTCGGGCCACTTTTCGCGCTGTCCGTTTTCTTGTGGTCGATATCAACAACGGCACCGCCGTCTGTCAGATACTCCAGCTCACTTTTAGAAATATGTGGATGTTCCGGCGGGTTGTGAATGAATTTGATCCATACCAGCGTCAGCACAAAACCCAGCACGCCCATCACGATGAAAACATGTTCCCAGCCCCAGGCATAAGTCAGCCAGCCCAGCAAAGGCGAAAACAGTGCCAGTGAGAAATACTGTGCGGAGTTAAAAATCGCGGAAGCCGTGCCGCGTTCAGTGGTCGGGAACCAGGCAGCCACAATACGGGCGTTCGCCGGGAAGGATGGAGCTTCGGAGAAACCGAGCATGAAACGCAACATGAACAGCGTCAGTGCGCCGTACGCCAGCGGGAACCAGCCCACAAAACCCTGCAACAGGGTGAACAGCGACCAGAAGAACAGGCTGTAGGTGTACACTTTTTTGGAGCCAAATCTGTCCAGCAGCCAGCCGCCGGGCAATTGCATAATCAGATAAGCCCAGCCGAACGCGGCAAATATTTGTCCCATGTCGGCAGCATCCAGGCCCAGCTCACGCGCGACCTCGGTTCCCGCGATAGAGAGCGTGGCGCGGTCAGCGTAATTCACCGCCGTGATTAAAAAGATAATCAGCAAAATATAGTAACGGATATGGGTCCGTACCTTACTTTGCGCGATTGTCCCGGACTGAGATTGAATGTTCATGGTGACCCTCATTGTCATAATGCGAAAATTTTTCAGGGAGCTCACCGTTATTGAAATAACGTTTTTCGTTCACCTGTGGTTATTCGCCGTACAGCGTCTTAATTCGAAACAGGCAATAAACACTTTATTTATGATCGCCTGAAATTTACCTGTATTACTTTCAACGTCACCTTCAGAGGGCCAATACAGTATAAAAAGGAGGCCACGAAATAACACTGTGCATTCGCCCAAGAATAGCCCCGTTGATTGTGACTATTCTTTTGCATCCACACATCGGTGTGGGAGGAGAATCACAGATTGTGCGGAACCGATAACCGCTCAAATCAAAGGGTGATTTACATCACATTTATTCTGTCACCTGCCACACAGAATGACGTTCATCGGGCAAAAAGCTGGTCAGTTGCACAATGAGGTTGCCGGAAGACTGCCTTATAATGGATGCCATACCCTGTATTACCAGAGCATGTTTACAAGAACATTATTGAGCGTCAACTTCAGATAATTTACCGGAATTTTTTGTTCCGGGATGTTTAATAAACGCGGAGACAGTTATGTCACGTAATAAAGATAAAGAACACGCTACCGAAGCGCTTTTTATTAAAGTTCATGAAAGCGATAACGTGGCGATTATTGTGAATGACAACGGCTTAAAAGCCGGCACCCGATTTGCGAACGGTCTGGAATTAATTGAGCATATTCCGCAAGGCCATAAAGTGGCGTTAGAACCCATTGCTAAAGGCGGCGATATTATTCGTTACGGAGAAGTCATTGGTTATGCCGTACGGGATATCGCGCAGGGCAGCTGGATTGATGAATCCCTGGTGGAATTACCGGTCGCCCCTGAACTTTACAGCCTGCCGCTGGCCACCCGTGTGCCACCCGCGCTGCCACCACTCGAAGGCTATACCTTTGAAGGCTACCGCAATGCCGACGGCAGCGTCGGCACCAAAAATCTGCTGGGAATCACCACCAGTGTGCACTGCGTGGCGGGCGTAGTGGATTACGTAGTGAAAATCATTGAACGTGATTTACTGCCGAAATTCCCCAACGTCGACGGCGTCGTGGCACTGAACCATTTGTACGGTTGCGGTGTGGCGATTAACGCTCCTGCGGCCATTATCCCGATCCGTACCATCCACAATCTGGCGCTGAACCCGAACTTTGGCGGCGAAGTCATGGTGGTCGGTCTGGGCTGTGAGAAGCTGCAACCCGAGCGCCTGCTGGAAGGCACGCCGGATGTGCAGGCGATTTCACTCGATGACACGCACATTGTGCGTTTGCAGGATGAGCAACATGTCGGTTTCCAGTCGATGGTTGACGATATCCTGACGGTCGCACAATTTCATCTGGAACGCCTGAACCGCCGCCAGCGCGAAACCTGTCCGGCTTCCGATCTGGTTGTGGGCACACAATGCGGCGGCAGTGATGCCTTCTCCGGTGTCACCGCCAACCCGGCAGTCGGTTACGCTTCGGATTTGCTGGTGCGCTGCGGTGCAACAGTGATGTTTTCAGAAGTCACAGAAGTGCGCGACGCTATCCATCTGCTGACACCGCGTGCCGCCGATGTGGACGTGGGCAAACGTCTGCTGGAAGAAATGGCCTGGTACGATAATTATCTGTCGCTGGGTCAGACCGACCGCAGCGCCAACCCGTCTCCGGGCAACAAAAAAGGCGGTCTGGCTAACGTGGTTGAAAAAGCACTGGGTTCGATTGCTAAATCCGGTACCAGTGCGATTTCAGAAGTGTTGTCTCCGGGACAACGTCCGACCAAAAAAGGCCTGATTTACGCCGCCACACCGGCCAGCGATTTCGTCTGCGGGACACAGCAACTGGCTTCCGGTATTACCGTTCAGGTATTCACCACCGGACGCGGTACGCCATACGGCCTGCTTGCCGTGCCGGTGATTAAAATGGCAACACGTACCACGCTGGCAAACCGCTGGCACGATCTGATGGATATCAATGCCGGGACAATTGCGACCGGTGATGCCACCATCGAGGATGTGGGCTGGGAGTTGTTCCACTTCATTCTGGACATCGCCAGCGGCCGCAAAAAAACCTGGTCAGACACCTGGGGCATCCATAATGCGCTGGCGGTGTTTAACCCGGCGCCGGTAACCTGAGTTACCGTTTTGCGGATAAACGAAAGGCCAGCAATGCTGGCCTTTTTTGTGCGTCTGATTTGATTCACAACTTACTGCGCCGCAGCGGCACCGGTTTGTTCTGCACCCACCAGCCCGACTTTCAGGTAACCGGCTTTACGCAAGTTATCCATCACGCTCATCAGCGTTTCGTAATCGACACTTTTGTCCGCGCGGAAGAAAATCGTACTCTGCTTGTTACCCTGAGTACGCTGATCCAGCATCGCGGTCATATTATCGCTGTTCACGGGCGTGTCGCCGAGGAACAGTTGCTTGTCAGCTTTCACCGACAGGAAAATCGGTTTCTCCGGACGCGGCTGCTGTTTTGCCGTCGAAGCCGGTAAATCCACCCGCACATCAACGGTGGCCAGCGGTGCCGCCACCATGAAGATGATCAGCAATACCAGCATGACGTCGATAAAAGGCGTGACGTTGATGTCATGCATTTCACCACTTTCGTCGATATCGTCGTTTAACCGAATAGCCATAATCTGTTCTTACCCTACGCGTAACTGACCTGTCTGACCGCGTGGCGCATTGCCTTCGCTGGCAGCCAGATCCAAATCACGGCCCTGTAACAGGATAATCTGCGCCGCCACATCGCCTACCTGATGACGGTAAGAGGTGATGGTACGGGCGAAAATATTGTAGATGACCACCGCAGGGATGGCTGCAACCAGACCCACAGCCGTGGCCAGTAAGGCTTCGGCGATACCCGGTGCGACGACCGCCAGATTGGTAGTCTGCGTCTGTGCGATACCGATGAAGCTGTTCATGATGCCCCATACGGTACCGAACAGGCCGACGAAGGGAGAGATTGCTCCGATGGTCGCCAGAATACCGTTGCCACGGCCCATGTAACGACCCGCGGCGCTGACGCGGCGCTCAAGGCGAAAACCGGTACGCTCTTTAATGCCGTTGTTGTCAGTCGATCCGGCAGACAGTTCCAGCTCGTTCTGCGCATCGCGGATCATCTGCGCGCTGATGCTGCTGGCAGCGAAACTTTCAGCCTGCTCGGCGGCTTCGTCCAGCGTACGAACGGAGGACAACGCATCAAATTCACGGCGCATACGGCGTTTGCCCGTGAAGACTTCCGCACCCTTGCTAAATAACAATGCCCAGGTGACCACAGAAGCCAGCAGCAGACCGATCATGACGGTCTTCACCACCACATCAGCGTGATGGTACATGCCCATAACAGACAAATCGGTTGGGATCACGGGTGCCGTCTCTGCTGGCGCGGGTTGCATCACCGGAGCTGGCGTTGCGTCACCGGTCGCCGGTGCGTCAGCCGTTGCAGGTTGAGTTGCTGCAGAATTGACGGCTTGTCCCGCCGGCGTCGCAGGTGCAGCCATCGCGTTGCCGCTCAGACCAGCAACCAACATTAACGACATCAGTAATGAGGTCGCCTCTTTCATCTTATTGCGAGCCGTTTTCACGCGTCGCCTCCAGCCAGAATCAGTGTGTAGAAGGAATGAATAACGCCGAATGATATCAAAGAAAAAGGCCTAATTGATAGTCGTTCTCATTATTATTTACATTGTCCCGCCTGCCGCCCGACGTGTCATTGACAGATGACAAGGTTTTTCCTGTTT
It encodes the following:
- a CDS encoding MFS transporter translates to MNIQSQSGTIAQSKVRTHIRYYILLIIFLITAVNYADRATLSIAGTEVARELGLDAADMGQIFAAFGWAYLIMQLPGGWLLDRFGSKKVYTYSLFFWSLFTLLQGFVGWFPLAYGALTLFMLRFMLGFSEAPSFPANARIVAAWFPTTERGTASAIFNSAQYFSLALFSPLLGWLTYAWGWEHVFIVMGVLGFVLTLVWIKFIHNPPEHPHISKSELEYLTDGGAVVDIDHKKTDSAKSGPKWSYVRQMLSSRMMLGIFFGQYFINSITWFFLTWFPIYLVQEKGMSILKVGMIAAIPALCGFAGGVLGGVFSDFLIRRGYSLTVARKIPIVLGMLLATSIILCNYTDNNVLVVTLMALAFFGKGFGALGWPVIADTAPKEVIGLCGGIFNVFGNVASIVTPLVIGYIVKGLHSFNMALIFVGCSALMAMLCYLLVVGDIKRLELKK
- the garD gene encoding galactarate dehydratase produces the protein MSRNKDKEHATEALFIKVHESDNVAIIVNDNGLKAGTRFANGLELIEHIPQGHKVALEPIAKGGDIIRYGEVIGYAVRDIAQGSWIDESLVELPVAPELYSLPLATRVPPALPPLEGYTFEGYRNADGSVGTKNLLGITTSVHCVAGVVDYVVKIIERDLLPKFPNVDGVVALNHLYGCGVAINAPAAIIPIRTIHNLALNPNFGGEVMVVGLGCEKLQPERLLEGTPDVQAISLDDTHIVRLQDEQHVGFQSMVDDILTVAQFHLERLNRRQRETCPASDLVVGTQCGGSDAFSGVTANPAVGYASDLLVRCGATVMFSEVTEVRDAIHLLTPRAADVDVGKRLLEEMAWYDNYLSLGQTDRSANPSPGNKKGGLANVVEKALGSIAKSGTSAISEVLSPGQRPTKKGLIYAATPASDFVCGTQQLASGITVQVFTTGRGTPYGLLAVPVIKMATRTTLANRWHDLMDINAGTIATGDATIEDVGWELFHFILDIASGRKKTWSDTWGIHNALAVFNPAPVT
- the exbD gene encoding TonB system transport protein ExbD, with amino-acid sequence MAIRLNDDIDESGEMHDINVTPFIDVMLVLLIIFMVAAPLATVDVRVDLPASTAKQQPRPEKPIFLSVKADKQLFLGDTPVNSDNMTAMLDQRTQGNKQSTIFFRADKSVDYETLMSVMDNLRKAGYLKVGLVGAEQTGAAAAQ
- the exbB gene encoding tol-pal system-associated acyl-CoA thioesterase, which produces MKEATSLLMSLMLVAGLSGNAMAAPATPAGQAVNSAATQPATADAPATGDATPAPVMQPAPAETAPVIPTDLSVMGMYHHADVVVKTVMIGLLLASVVTWALLFSKGAEVFTGKRRMRREFDALSSVRTLDEAAEQAESFAASSISAQMIRDAQNELELSAGSTDNNGIKERTGFRLERRVSAAGRYMGRGNGILATIGAISPFVGLFGTVWGIMNSFIGIAQTQTTNLAVVAPGIAEALLATAVGLVAAIPAVVIYNIFARTITSYRHQVGDVAAQIILLQGRDLDLAASEGNAPRGQTGQLRVG